A single Tenacibaculum sp. Bg11-29 DNA region contains:
- the prfH gene encoding peptide chain release factor H, giving the protein MKTKIIQLTAAKGPAECAWVVAKVLKLFLKELIHNKIVYQILHKENGIENGTVQSVSIELKGKQLPEFLNDWLGSIQWIGTSTFRKYHKRKNWFIGCYELHQFEEKTINENEIQFQAIRSSGAGGQHVNKVSSAVRAKHTPTGIQVLVMDSRSQHQNKKIAIERLKEKIREHNTNQLKEAVKSEWENHLSLERGNPVRIFTGSDFKQKKQEKSFKTKRSQLKTDLRKQLE; this is encoded by the coding sequence ATGAAAACTAAAATAATACAATTAACAGCTGCAAAAGGACCCGCAGAATGTGCTTGGGTAGTAGCCAAAGTGTTAAAACTATTTTTAAAAGAATTGATACATAATAAGATTGTATATCAGATTCTTCACAAAGAAAACGGAATAGAGAATGGCACGGTACAATCAGTTAGTATAGAATTAAAAGGAAAACAACTTCCCGAATTTTTAAACGATTGGTTAGGCTCAATTCAATGGATTGGCACATCAACATTCAGAAAATATCATAAACGTAAAAATTGGTTTATAGGATGTTATGAATTACATCAATTTGAAGAAAAAACAATCAATGAAAATGAAATTCAATTTCAGGCTATTAGAAGTTCTGGAGCTGGCGGACAACATGTAAACAAAGTAAGTTCTGCTGTAAGAGCAAAACATACACCAACAGGAATTCAAGTTTTGGTAATGGATAGTCGTTCTCAACATCAAAATAAAAAAATAGCGATAGAACGCTTAAAAGAAAAGATTCGAGAGCACAATACAAATCAGTTAAAAGAAGCTGTAAAAAGTGAATGGGAAAACCATTTAAGTTTAGAAAGAGGAAACCCTGTAAGAATATTTACAGGTTCTGATTTTAAACAAAAAAAGCAAGAGAAATCTTTTAAAACAAAACGAAGTCAGTTAAAAACCGATTTAAGAAAACAATTAGAATAA
- a CDS encoding RtcB family protein translates to MGNKLKGKDLIKLGFPKNNSINIALGQINRYRKKEKKERILEEAKEVLLTPEKFQGNAIWGKVVEGLIKPVEVRFHQLKNTRAPFTIYGENEIDDLAKYQLYDALKLPIAVQGALMPDAHAGYGLPIGGVLATKNAVIPYGVGVDIGCRMCLTIYPIKASYLKGKRHQLENILSEHTKFGMRETHNVKHDHEIFERTEFNDIPLLKRLKTKAYKQLGTSGGGNHFVEFGTVNITDANNEFDLPIGEYVGLLTHSGSRGFGANIAKHYTYLATKQCPLPKNVQHLAWLDLNTHDGQEYWLAMNLAGDYAKACHDNIHKRIGKLLGAKAIAKIENHHNFAWKEQINGQELIVHRKGATPANKGQLGIIPGSMTAPGYIVRGLGNNESLNSASHGAGRLFSRKKCKEKFTKSEIKHQLKMNDVSLIGGGIDEAPMAYKNIKKVMSNQQELVEVLGTFTPKIVRMDK, encoded by the coding sequence ATGGGAAATAAATTAAAGGGAAAAGACCTAATAAAATTAGGGTTTCCAAAGAATAATAGTATCAATATTGCTTTAGGTCAAATAAACAGGTACCGTAAAAAAGAAAAGAAAGAACGCATTTTAGAAGAAGCGAAAGAAGTGCTGTTAACACCAGAAAAGTTTCAGGGAAATGCCATTTGGGGAAAAGTAGTTGAAGGATTAATAAAACCCGTAGAAGTACGTTTTCATCAATTAAAAAATACCAGAGCACCCTTTACAATTTACGGAGAAAACGAAATTGACGACTTAGCAAAATATCAATTGTATGATGCTTTAAAATTACCAATAGCGGTACAAGGCGCTTTAATGCCCGATGCACATGCTGGGTATGGCTTGCCAATTGGCGGAGTCTTAGCTACTAAAAATGCAGTAATTCCGTACGGAGTAGGAGTAGATATTGGATGTAGAATGTGTTTAACAATTTACCCGATAAAAGCATCTTATTTAAAAGGAAAACGACACCAGTTAGAAAATATCTTGTCGGAACATACCAAATTTGGAATGCGTGAAACACACAATGTAAAACACGATCATGAAATATTTGAACGTACTGAATTTAATGATATTCCGTTATTAAAACGCTTAAAAACCAAAGCCTATAAACAATTAGGAACCTCGGGAGGAGGAAACCATTTTGTGGAGTTTGGAACTGTAAATATTACAGATGCGAATAATGAGTTTGATTTACCAATTGGTGAATATGTAGGGTTATTAACCCACAGCGGAAGTAGAGGTTTTGGAGCTAACATAGCCAAACACTACACGTATTTGGCAACAAAACAATGTCCACTTCCTAAAAATGTACAGCATTTGGCGTGGTTAGATTTAAATACCCACGACGGACAAGAATATTGGTTGGCAATGAATTTGGCTGGAGATTATGCAAAGGCTTGTCATGATAATATTCACAAACGTATAGGTAAGTTATTAGGTGCAAAAGCTATTGCTAAAATAGAGAATCATCACAATTTTGCTTGGAAAGAACAAATAAATGGACAAGAATTAATTGTACATAGAAAAGGAGCAACACCTGCAAATAAAGGACAGTTAGGTATTATTCCGGGTTCTATGACAGCGCCAGGATATATTGTTAGAGGCTTAGGAAATAACGAAAGTTTAAATTCTGCTTCACACGGTGCAGGACGCTTGTTTTCTCGCAAAAAATGTAAAGAAAAATTTACCAAAAGTGAAATTAAGCATCAATTAAAAATGAATGATGTAAGTCTTATTGGGGGCGGAATTGATGAGGCACCAATGGCGTACAAAAACATTAAAAAAGTAATGAGTAATCAACAAGAATTGGTTGAAGTGTTAGGAACATTTACACCTAAAATTGTTCGAATGGACAAATAG
- a CDS encoding phage repressor protein: MNWKIQKLLNDETIISKEPGNSMLPLLKSKQPVRLQPIVWGNCEVGDIVFCKVRGNCFTHLVKGKNDKRGLLIGNNRGRINGWTKNVYGKVVEIL; encoded by the coding sequence ATGAATTGGAAAATTCAAAAATTACTTAATGATGAAACCATTATTTCAAAAGAACCAGGTAATTCTATGTTACCACTTTTAAAGTCGAAACAACCAGTACGGTTACAACCTATTGTTTGGGGAAATTGCGAAGTTGGAGATATTGTTTTTTGTAAAGTTCGTGGAAACTGCTTTACGCACCTTGTAAAAGGTAAAAATGACAAACGAGGATTGTTAATAGGTAACAACCGAGGGAGAATTAACGGATGGACAAAAAATGTGTATGGAAAAGTAGTAGAAATACTATAA
- a CDS encoding glycosyltransferase, which produces MSIGTINLKSLHTKYPRANQKTTPINFRALLIMVSSFAIMISATYSVYLLQDDFSKFNFERLNTTWGFTFFILAATLFAFGAMTFIYDLYLYFKYKPIASVNDNELPTITVIVPAYNEGKQVLETLKSLDKSDYPKEKLQLLSIDDGSKDDTWYWMQEAKRILGSQVTIMQQPKNMGKRHALYRGFNIGTGEVFVTVDSDSIVKKDTLRNLVSPIVIDKKCGAVAGNIQVLNNKKALLPKMLNVSFVMSFEFKRSAESSLNSVLCTPGALAAYRSTAVFACLPEWIDQKFMGKSSDIGEDRALTNMILKQGYSVLFQKNAYAYTNVPEDYIGLYKMFIRWDRSNVRENIAMSKYVFTNFKEDNKFGARLLFVTQSIKMIMSYPFLLFMLYFLLTHPVLFISSTLFSILIVSTFPVLFYAKRYDSKEAFWAYSYSILYTFGLFWITPYAIATAGKSGWLTREISA; this is translated from the coding sequence ATGAGTATAGGAACTATTAATTTAAAATCATTACATACCAAATATCCTAGAGCAAACCAAAAAACGACTCCAATTAACTTTCGAGCTCTTCTTATTATGGTGAGTTCATTTGCTATTATGATTAGTGCTACTTATTCTGTTTACTTATTACAAGATGATTTTTCAAAATTCAATTTCGAAAGATTAAATACAACTTGGGGTTTTACCTTTTTTATACTTGCTGCCACATTGTTTGCTTTTGGAGCAATGACTTTTATTTATGATTTATACTTATATTTTAAATACAAGCCAATAGCATCTGTAAATGATAACGAACTGCCTACTATTACTGTTATAGTACCTGCTTATAATGAAGGTAAACAGGTTTTAGAAACTTTAAAAAGTTTAGATAAAAGTGATTATCCTAAAGAAAAATTACAATTATTGTCTATTGATGATGGTAGTAAAGATGATACTTGGTATTGGATGCAAGAAGCTAAAAGAATTTTAGGTAGTCAAGTTACTATAATGCAACAACCTAAAAATATGGGTAAACGTCATGCCTTGTATCGTGGTTTTAATATTGGTACAGGAGAAGTTTTTGTAACAGTTGATAGTGATTCAATAGTAAAAAAAGATACGCTTCGTAATTTAGTAAGCCCAATAGTTATTGATAAAAAATGTGGCGCTGTAGCTGGTAACATTCAAGTATTAAATAACAAAAAAGCTTTATTACCTAAAATGCTAAATGTAAGTTTTGTAATGAGTTTTGAATTTAAACGCTCTGCTGAAAGTAGTTTAAATTCTGTTTTATGTACTCCTGGTGCATTAGCTGCTTACAGATCAACTGCCGTTTTTGCTTGTTTACCAGAATGGATTGATCAAAAATTTATGGGTAAATCATCTGATATTGGTGAAGATAGAGCGTTAACAAACATGATCTTAAAACAAGGCTATAGCGTTTTATTTCAAAAAAATGCATATGCATATACAAATGTACCTGAAGATTATATAGGCTTATATAAAATGTTTATTAGATGGGATAGAAGTAATGTTCGAGAAAACATTGCGATGTCTAAATATGTATTTACAAATTTTAAAGAAGATAATAAATTTGGGGCAAGATTATTATTTGTTACCCAGTCAATAAAAATGATTATGTCATATCCTTTTTTATTATTTATGCTATATTTCTTATTAACTCACCCCGTTTTATTTATAAGTTCTACTTTATTTAGTATTTTGATAGTATCAACGTTCCCCGTTTTATTTTATGCTAAAAGATATGATTCAAAAGAAGCTTTCTGGGCATATTCTTATAGTATTTTATATACTTTTGGATTATTCTGGATTACTCCATACGCTATTGCTACTGCAGGTAAGAGTGGATGGTTGACTCGTGAAATATCTGCATAA
- a CDS encoding DUF434 domain-containing protein: protein MAKNRGKVGRDDYLFGEVFMQRKIKEAVFDMSFLLERGYGESSSCELVGNRYKLNKRQQQAIKGMAASKTAVVNRQNTKVTVEVLEGATLIIDGFNQLILLESILSGACVFKGRDGAYRDLSNLYGTYKSVSQTQIAIETFAAFFKKYKVSKVIWVFDAPVSNSGRMKTKLIDYAKEKEHNWEVVLLNNPDKFIANSEFIGVSSDAWILDKIKSWSNIIEIIIPKNYSSLITCE from the coding sequence ATGGCTAAAAATAGAGGTAAAGTTGGCAGAGACGATTATTTATTTGGAGAAGTATTTATGCAGCGAAAAATAAAAGAAGCTGTATTTGATATGTCTTTTTTATTAGAACGAGGTTATGGTGAATCATCTTCATGTGAATTGGTAGGAAATCGTTATAAGCTTAATAAACGGCAGCAACAAGCTATAAAAGGAATGGCAGCAAGTAAAACAGCTGTTGTTAATAGGCAAAATACTAAAGTAACTGTTGAAGTGTTAGAAGGAGCGACATTAATTATTGACGGATTTAATCAATTAATATTATTAGAAAGTATATTATCTGGAGCCTGTGTTTTTAAAGGAAGAGATGGAGCGTATAGAGATTTATCAAATTTATACGGAACTTATAAAAGCGTAAGCCAAACTCAAATTGCAATTGAAACTTTTGCAGCATTTTTTAAAAAATATAAAGTTTCAAAAGTTATTTGGGTATTTGATGCCCCAGTTTCTAATAGTGGACGTATGAAAACAAAGCTAATTGATTATGCAAAAGAAAAAGAACATAATTGGGAAGTTGTGCTATTGAATAATCCAGATAAATTTATTGCTAATAGTGAGTTCATTGGAGTAAGTTCTGATGCTTGGATTTTAGATAAAATAAAATCATGGAGTAATATTATAGAAATTATAATCCCTAAAAATTACTCTAGTTTAATAACTTGCGAATAA
- a CDS encoding DNA polymerase beta superfamily protein codes for MTLEELKKSGSIIFECISGSRAYGLQTPTSDRDIRGVFVLPKEQFYSLDYIGQINNETNDIVYYELRKFMELCSRNNPNILEMLNVPEDCTLYKHPLFNEIKKEYFLSKLCENTFANYAFTQIKKARGLNKKIVNPVEKERKTIDDFCVIRTDKRAIKIEDFLKEKSLEKENIGLAKIPNMKNCFNLFYSKSSNYKGISREGANEVCTSSISKEEQPIAMLYCNLDGYSSYCKKYKEYWSWVEKRNDERYKSNISHDKNYDAKNMMHTFRLLHMAKEIGKDGTINVRRNDREFLLAIKNAEYEYDDLVSRAEEMKEELELVYHASDLLEKPDSQKINSLLISIRNEHYTQNG; via the coding sequence ATGACACTAGAAGAACTAAAAAAATCAGGAAGTATTATTTTTGAATGTATAAGTGGGAGTAGAGCTTATGGTTTACAAACACCAACCTCTGATAGAGATATAAGAGGCGTGTTTGTTTTACCAAAAGAACAGTTTTACTCTTTAGATTACATTGGGCAAATAAATAATGAAACGAATGATATTGTTTATTATGAATTAAGAAAATTTATGGAGTTATGTTCAAGAAATAATCCGAATATTTTAGAAATGCTAAACGTCCCTGAAGATTGTACTTTATACAAGCATCCATTATTTAATGAGATTAAAAAAGAATATTTTTTATCTAAATTATGTGAAAACACTTTTGCTAATTATGCATTTACACAAATTAAAAAAGCAAGAGGATTAAATAAGAAAATTGTTAATCCTGTTGAAAAAGAACGTAAAACAATAGATGATTTTTGTGTTATAAGAACAGACAAGAGAGCTATAAAAATTGAAGACTTTCTAAAAGAAAAATCATTAGAAAAAGAAAATATCGGATTAGCAAAAATACCGAATATGAAAAATTGCTTTAATTTATTTTATAGTAAGTCTTCAAATTACAAAGGAATCTCAAGAGAAGGTGCAAATGAAGTTTGTACGAGTTCTATTTCAAAAGAAGAACAACCAATAGCAATGTTATATTGTAATTTGGATGGTTATTCATCGTATTGCAAAAAATATAAAGAGTACTGGTCTTGGGTTGAAAAAAGAAATGATGAACGCTATAAAAGCAATATTTCTCATGATAAGAATTATGATGCTAAAAATATGATGCATACTTTTCGATTATTGCACATGGCAAAAGAAATTGGAAAAGATGGAACTATTAATGTAAGACGAAACGATAGAGAGTTTTTGTTAGCTATAAAAAATGCTGAATATGAATATGATGATTTGGTAAGTAGAGCAGAAGAAATGAAAGAAGAATTAGAGTTGGTTTATCACGCATCGGATTTGTTAGAAAAACCAGATTCACAGAAAATTAATTCACTGTTAATTTCTATAAGAAACGAACACTACACACAAAATGGCTAA
- a CDS encoding nucleotidyltransferase domain-containing protein, with protein MGKRILEHLEKIEKDNNIEILLAVESGSRAWGFASPDSDYDIRFVYKHKTAWYLNLWEQKDTIEFMTEDDLDGVGWDIRKALRLLSKSNASFTGWLFSPVVYKSDAVFLKEIKQLANDNFNPVAGFYHFHSMNKGFEETLGTESMTLKSFFYTIRTALCVNWIVKKNTIPPVCFKYLYELVDENFHGKIDELIQLKSKRIEKSTENVAEELIDLVRVIIAENNSLKSSLTNKKSNPNKFNAFFLKYI; from the coding sequence ATGGGAAAGAGAATTTTAGAACACTTAGAGAAAATAGAAAAAGATAATAATATCGAAATTTTATTAGCAGTAGAATCGGGAAGTAGAGCTTGGGGCTTTGCTTCTCCAGATTCCGATTATGACATTCGTTTTGTATACAAACATAAAACAGCTTGGTATTTGAACCTTTGGGAACAAAAAGATACGATTGAATTTATGACAGAAGATGATTTGGATGGTGTTGGTTGGGACATAAGAAAAGCACTACGATTATTATCTAAGTCGAATGCTTCATTTACAGGCTGGTTATTTTCACCTGTTGTTTATAAATCAGATGCTGTTTTTCTAAAAGAAATTAAACAATTAGCGAATGATAATTTTAATCCTGTTGCTGGCTTTTATCATTTCCATTCTATGAATAAAGGTTTTGAAGAAACTTTAGGAACAGAAAGTATGACCTTGAAGAGTTTTTTTTATACAATTCGTACAGCACTTTGCGTGAATTGGATTGTAAAGAAAAACACAATTCCTCCAGTATGTTTTAAGTACTTATACGAATTGGTTGACGAAAATTTTCATGGTAAAATAGATGAATTGATTCAACTAAAAAGCAAACGAATTGAAAAGAGTACTGAAAATGTAGCAGAAGAGTTGATTGATTTAGTTAGAGTGATTATAGCAGAGAATAACTCTCTTAAAAGTAGTTTAACAAATAAGAAATCGAACCCTAACAAGTTCAATGCATTTTTTCTAAAATATATTTAA
- a CDS encoding RtcB family protein, producing the protein MENKTTITGKEIVAMGFKPAKWFPEAMEYINTNELTKEEIGTYLEQFRSEPEIPLLDNSVEFKVNIKAENELEETNVNSVIGSMEVLMKTPTIVNGAIMPDACPIGGTGTIPVGGIVVAKNAIHPGMHSADICCSVMLTDFGNANPKDVLNAAHSITHFGPGGRDRSTQFRFPMDLLAEIEANPFLNNQKCISAARSHLGTQGDGNHFLFVGKSKNTGNTMLVTHHGSRGFGANLYKRGMHIAEQFRRELSPQTLKQNAWIPFNTEEGKAYWEALQIIRKWTKLNHEVLHDSTLEKLGVEKENRFWNEHNFVFKEGDLFYHAKGATPLDTKFMPDITGPRLIPLNMSEPVLIVEGKTTTNNLGFAPHGAGRNVSRTQHRKSKTGTIQEIFEEETKGLDIRFFSEEIDITELPSAYKNAATVRNQMEEFGLGEVIDEVLPYGCIMAGNWQKNAPWKKQRRR; encoded by the coding sequence ATGGAAAATAAAACAACGATAACAGGAAAAGAAATAGTAGCAATGGGGTTTAAACCAGCAAAATGGTTTCCAGAAGCAATGGAGTATATCAATACAAATGAATTAACCAAGGAAGAAATAGGAACATATTTAGAACAATTTCGTTCAGAACCAGAAATTCCGTTGTTAGATAATTCAGTAGAATTTAAGGTCAATATTAAGGCAGAAAACGAATTGGAAGAAACCAATGTGAATTCTGTTATAGGTTCTATGGAAGTATTAATGAAAACACCAACGATTGTAAATGGTGCTATTATGCCTGATGCTTGCCCGATTGGCGGAACTGGAACAATACCTGTTGGTGGAATTGTGGTAGCAAAAAATGCCATTCATCCAGGTATGCATAGTGCAGATATTTGCTGTTCTGTAATGTTAACAGATTTTGGAAATGCAAACCCGAAAGACGTTTTAAATGCTGCACATTCAATTACGCACTTCGGGCCAGGAGGAAGAGATAGAAGTACACAATTTCGTTTTCCTATGGATTTGTTAGCTGAAATAGAAGCAAACCCGTTTTTAAACAATCAAAAATGTATTTCAGCAGCAAGAAGTCATTTAGGAACACAAGGAGATGGAAATCACTTCTTATTTGTAGGGAAATCTAAGAATACAGGAAACACTATGTTGGTTACACATCATGGAAGTAGAGGTTTTGGAGCTAATTTATATAAAAGAGGAATGCATATAGCTGAACAATTTAGAAGAGAATTGTCACCACAAACATTAAAACAAAATGCATGGATTCCGTTTAATACTGAAGAAGGAAAAGCATACTGGGAGGCATTGCAAATTATAAGAAAGTGGACAAAATTGAATCATGAGGTTTTACACGATTCGACGTTAGAAAAATTAGGTGTAGAAAAGGAAAATAGATTTTGGAATGAACATAATTTTGTATTTAAAGAGGGTGATTTGTTTTATCATGCAAAAGGAGCAACACCTTTAGATACTAAGTTTATGCCAGATATTACAGGACCACGTTTAATTCCGTTAAACATGAGTGAACCAGTATTAATTGTAGAAGGAAAAACAACGACAAACAATTTAGGGTTCGCTCCACACGGAGCGGGACGTAATGTTAGTAGAACACAACATAGAAAAAGTAAAACAGGCACAATTCAAGAGATTTTTGAAGAAGAAACCAAAGGGTTAGATATTCGTTTTTTCTCTGAAGAAATTGATATTACAGAATTACCATCTGCATACAAAAATGCAGCAACAGTAAGAAATCAAATGGAAGAGTTTGGTTTAGGAGAAGTAATTGATGAAGTATTACCTTATGGTTGTATTATGGCAGGAAACTGGCAGAAAAATGCTCCTTGGAAGAAGCAAAGGAGGAGATAG
- a CDS encoding YafY family protein: MASNKNALIRYKTIDQCLRNTMKRWTLNDLIDACSDALYEYEGKDVYISKRTIQLDIQLMRSDKLGYNAPIEVYERKYYRYAEEGYSIMNIPVTDNDVKIINESIQVLRQFKDFSLFKEMDGVLQRLEDSVYASQKTNRPIIHLDKNEQLKGLEYIDPIYKAIQNKKVLTITYQSFKAHKASDMTVHPQLLKEYNNRWFLLATHKKQYITLALDRISNIFSNEKMEYNDLAIDGDLYYKDVIGATVSNTRPQRIQFWIDKKNAPYVITKPFHKSQRLIKHTDDGVIFNILVQINYELERMILGFGDAIEIQKPEKLRNRMITKLQNAVSRYS; the protein is encoded by the coding sequence ATGGCTTCTAATAAAAATGCACTTATCCGTTATAAAACGATAGATCAATGTTTACGGAATACAATGAAACGTTGGACTTTAAATGATTTAATTGATGCTTGCTCTGATGCTTTATATGAGTACGAAGGAAAAGATGTGTATATAAGCAAACGAACTATTCAGTTAGATATTCAGCTGATGCGAAGTGATAAACTTGGGTACAATGCACCTATTGAAGTGTATGAACGAAAATACTATCGTTATGCAGAAGAAGGCTATAGTATTATGAATATTCCTGTAACTGATAATGATGTAAAAATTATAAATGAATCAATTCAGGTACTTCGTCAGTTTAAAGACTTTTCTTTATTTAAAGAAATGGACGGAGTTTTACAACGATTAGAAGATTCTGTTTATGCATCGCAAAAAACGAACAGGCCAATTATTCATTTAGATAAGAACGAACAATTAAAAGGCTTGGAATATATTGATCCTATTTACAAAGCTATTCAAAATAAAAAAGTACTTACAATTACATATCAATCTTTTAAAGCTCATAAAGCGAGTGATATGACGGTGCATCCGCAATTATTAAAAGAATACAATAATAGGTGGTTTTTATTAGCAACACATAAAAAACAATATATAACACTTGCTCTCGATAGAATATCAAATATTTTTTCTAATGAAAAAATGGAATACAATGATTTAGCAATTGATGGTGATCTATATTATAAAGATGTAATTGGAGCTACTGTTTCAAACACACGTCCACAACGTATTCAATTTTGGATCGATAAAAAAAATGCTCCGTATGTAATTACGAAGCCTTTTCATAAAAGTCAACGATTGATTAAACATACCGATGATGGTGTAATTTTTAATATTTTAGTTCAAATAAATTATGAATTAGAACGTATGATTCTTGGTTTTGGAGATGCTATTGAAATTCAAAAACCTGAAAAACTTCGTAACCGAATGATTACTAAATTACAGAATGCAGTTAGTAGGTACTCTTAA
- a CDS encoding SDR family NAD(P)-dependent oxidoreductase, with translation MNIIIITGGSKGIGKALVKKYASENYKVFSLARTASLLESVQNISVDLSNLTVTENKFTSLLKEILLQKITSITLVNNAGRLGKIGDLENLKAYDIAKSIQLNTTTPLILSSLFIKMTQELVCKKQIINISSGAAKNAYQGWSVYCTSKAAIDMMTKAIATEQNEEENEVKCVSIYPGVVDTNMQSQIRSTHESDFTSLQRFVDLKNNNELYSPDFVANSIYKIDIENQLESGDIIDIRNF, from the coding sequence ATGAATATTATAATTATTACAGGCGGAAGTAAAGGGATTGGAAAAGCATTAGTAAAAAAATATGCTTCAGAAAACTATAAAGTATTTTCTTTAGCAAGAACAGCTTCTTTATTAGAAAGTGTTCAAAACATTTCAGTTGATCTATCTAATCTTACTGTAACAGAAAATAAATTCACTTCTCTTTTAAAGGAAATACTCCTTCAAAAAATAACATCAATTACTTTGGTTAACAATGCTGGTAGGCTAGGTAAAATAGGTGATTTAGAAAATTTAAAAGCTTATGACATTGCTAAATCTATTCAATTAAACACCACTACTCCACTTATACTTTCTAGTTTATTTATTAAAATGACTCAAGAACTCGTATGCAAAAAACAAATTATAAATATTTCATCAGGAGCTGCTAAAAATGCCTATCAAGGTTGGTCTGTGTATTGCACCTCTAAAGCTGCAATAGATATGATGACCAAAGCGATTGCTACAGAACAAAATGAGGAAGAAAATGAAGTGAAATGTGTTTCAATTTATCCTGGAGTTGTAGATACAAATATGCAATCTCAAATTAGAAGCACTCATGAATCTGATTTTACAAGCTTACAACGTTTTGTGGATTTAAAGAATAATAACGAACTATATTCTCCTGATTTCGTTGCTAATTCTATTTATAAAATTGATATAGAAAATCAATTAGAGAGCGGAGACATTATTGATATTCGAAATTTTTAA
- a CDS encoding Lrp/AsnC family transcriptional regulator — MVDDLDRQLIDNLKDNSRLSFADLGRKINLSPSAVRERVQKLEDTGIIQKYTIQLDNKKLGNDLEAFILLKVFPGQLIHILKKIKSFKEVKEAHRITGSQNIHLKVVVKNQLSLQELLDQLMVFSDTNTFLILSKL, encoded by the coding sequence ATGGTAGATGATTTAGATAGACAGTTAATTGATAATTTAAAAGATAATTCTAGATTGTCTTTTGCTGATTTAGGTAGAAAAATAAACTTATCTCCATCGGCAGTTAGAGAAAGAGTGCAAAAATTAGAAGATACAGGTATTATTCAAAAATATACAATTCAACTAGACAATAAAAAATTAGGTAATGACTTAGAAGCTTTTATTTTATTAAAAGTTTTTCCAGGGCAACTTATACATATTCTTAAAAAAATAAAAAGTTTTAAAGAAGTGAAAGAAGCACATAGAATTACAGGAAGTCAAAATATACACTTAAAGGTTGTGGTAAAAAATCAATTAAGTTTACAAGAGCTGCTAGATCAGTTAATGGTATTTAGTGATACCAATACATTCCTTATTTTATCTAAACTCTAG